TCGGCCGGGTCGAGCGGACGACGAAGACCGTGAAGGGGTCCGACCGGCCCGTCCTCGAGGTCGAACACGCCGTCGATGGGACCAGCGTCGAGACCCACGTCGCCGGGGCCGCACAGGACGTCGCCGTCCTCGGCTGCTTCCTGCGCCGCGGCGACGCCGACGCCGACGACGTCGATCTCACCAGGGAGGAGCACGAGGTGCTGATGGCGCTCTACACCGGCGTCTCCCCGTTCCAGATCCCCGACTTCGTCGGCATGGACGTCGACCAGGTCGAGGCGGTCTTCGACGACCTCGTCGAGCAGGGCGTCCTCGAAGCGGTCCGCACCCGCCGCGAGGTCCAGCTGGAGGCCCGCGGGCGCTCTATCGCCGGCGACGCGATGTCGGAGCAGTAGGCGGTTCCGAGTGCAACGAGGAACCGCCGGACAAGCGAGCGGGAGCGACGATAGGAGCGACACGCAAACAGTAGCGAGGTTCTGACCGTAGGGAAGAACCTCGTTTTAGCGAGCGGGAATGAGCGAAGCGCACGACACGCAAGCATGGCGGTTCCTCGTTCACGGGAGCGGGAAACCGCCGCTCGGATGCTCCCCGTCTAGCACACCGTCGAAATCGGTTTGTCGTGCCCCGGCGACGACACCACATGGCTCGCGACGGCTACCGGGGTACCGCAGCGCGTTTCTACGACGTCCACGCCCGCGAGTTCGACCGCGACGGCGCGGCCTTCTATCGGCGGCTGGCGTCCGACGCGGACGGTCCCGCCCTCGAACTCGCCTGCGGGACCGGTCGGGTGTACCTCGACCTGCTCCGGTCCGGGGTCGACGTCGACGGACTCGATCGGTCCGCGGACGCCCTCTCGGTTCTCCGCGAGAACGTGGACGCCGACGGCCGCTCGCCGACCGTCTGGCAGGCAGACATGACGGACTTCGCCGTCGACCGCGAGTACGCGCTGGTCTACTGTCCGTTCAACGCCGTCCAGCACGCGCTCACCGTTGGGGACCAGCTCGCTCTCTTCCGATGCGTCTCCGACGCGCTGGCTCCCGGCGGCCGGTTCGTCTTCGACGTGTTCGTCCCCTCCTTCGAGGTCATCTGCGAAGAGTACGGCGACTGGGAGACCAAGTCGGTTCGATTCGACGGCGAACCCCACGAGTTCCGCACGCGCACCCGCATCGTCGACGAGGTCGAACAGCGCTTCGAGGTGACGAACGAACTCCGCGACGCCGACGGTAACCACCTCTTCGAGGAGTCGTTCCCGCTGGCGCTGCTCCCCAAACCCCACGTCGGACTGCTCGCCCGCCTGTCCCCCTTCGACGACTGGCACGTGGACGGCGGCTTCGGCGGCGAACCGATCGCCGACGGCGACGAGACGCAGGTGTGGACGTTGGAGACTGCGGAGTAGTGTGGCACGAGCATCCGCGGCGCTTCGCGCCGCGGTTCACTCCGAGCGCGCTGAAGGCGCGTCTCGGAGCTGTTTTTCGCCCACGTTTTTCCGAGGAGTGGTGCCCGCAGCGAGCCGAAGGCTCGCGAGGACACCCGACGCCGGAAAAAGGTGGTCGGCTAGTGATTGACGTCTTCCAGGTGCTTGCTGGCGACGACCTCGCCCTTGGGCGTGAGCGCGGGGCCGTCGGGGGAGTCCTGGACGAGGCCGTCCTCCTGCAGGTCGCGCAGGAGCATGGTGACCTCGGAGCCGTCCTTGCCGACGACGCTGGCCAGTGGCATCCCCTCCGAGTCGCCGGTGGAGTACATCGCGACCAGCAGCTCCGTCTTGTCGTCGGTGAGCTCGACGTCCTCCAGTTCTTGGACGAGGTCGGTGTACTCAAGGCGGAGGTAGCGACCGAGGATGGACAGCTTCCGCGAGGAGGGGACGGCGGCGACGGTGGTGACGGCGCGGCCCGCCTTCATGTGCCGGAAGGTCAGTACGGGGCGCTCCTCGCCGCCGATCTCGCGGCGGCCGCGCTCGAAGTCGGTCACGGTCTCCAGCGAGACCGCGAAGGAGCCGTCGGGCCGGCGGAACTCGACGGTGCCGGCCTCGACGTACAGCTTGGCGCTCTCGAACCCCTCGTCGGTGACGCGACCGCCCACGCGGGCCCGCTCCGTGACGGAGGTGTCGGTGCCGTTGATGATGGCCTTGAACAGCACCGTCGAGAACTTCTCGACCTTCTCGTCGTCGGCCTCGACGACGGCGACCGACCGCTGGCCGCCGCGCTCGAAGGCGACGGTGACCGTCGACTGGAAGAAGTCGCCCAGATCCGGCGGGACGTGACCGACGGCGACGTCGAAGACGGCGGAGAGCGGAATCGTCAGCTTGTCGTCCTCGTTGGCGGCCAGCACCAGGCGCTTCTGGCTGAGGAGGACCCGCCCCTGCACCGGCTCGGCCCGGGTCATCACCTCCGCGTTGAACTGCCCCACGAAATCGGCGATGACGGACTCCGACATGTGACTCGCCGGCGGCTACCACGGCGGCGATATTGAGGGTTTCGCGCCAGTATCAATCGAGAGAACGCGTAGGGGCGAGAAGCCCGCCGGCGGCCGTCTATCCGTCGAGGTCGCGCGCGATGTCCGCCAGCGACGAGTCGGGGGCGTCCGTCGCGCTGTAGACGACGCGCTTGCCCGGCTCGCGGAGGCCGTACTTGTAGCCGGCCGTGATAACGTCGAGGTGGGCCGAGCCGCCGAGCGCGACGCCGCTGGCGTCGACCCACTCGGCGAGGCGGTTGTCCCCGTCGCCCTCGCGGGCCAGGCGCGCGTTGTCGGCGACGTGGCTCACCACGAGGCTGCCGTCGAGCGCGCCGTCGACGCGGGCGTGGTACTCCTCGCCGTCCAGCACCAGGCGGACCACGTCGCCCTCGTCGGCGTCGATCCCGTCGGGGAGTTCGACCTTCGGGCGGTCGGTCCGGCCGACGCTGGCGACCGTCACGCGATGCGTCTCGACGGCGTCGTGGTCGCTCGGCAGCCGGTCTGCCACGCTACTCCTCGTCGCCCAGGAGGTCGTCGACGTCGTCGCTGCCGCGCTCGGTGATCTTCGCGTTGACCTGCGCCGTCGCGTCGGAGACCTCGCGGCCGCGGACGGTGATGCGCTTGCGCTCGCCGTCGCGGGTCGGGTTGAAGCCGACGCCGCCGTCGGTGAGGATCGACTTGAGGTCGTCGCCGCGGACGTCCGGTCGCATCGGCCGGCCGGCGTCGTCGGAGCCGCCGGTCAGCTCGAGCGTGTAGCCGTCGAGGCCGACGGCGCCGCCGTCGACATCCTCGCCGATCTCGCGACCGATGAAGCGGTTTGCGTCCTGTCCGTCCACGTCGATCTGGTACGTGGTGCCGTCCTCCGGGTCGGAGACGGCGACCGTGAATTCAGCCATACGGGACAGCTATCGGTCAGGCTTAAAAAGTACGTCGGAACCATCTTTTTACTGCGGGGGGTTCGCACACGTTCGAACCCCCCTTGCAAAAACATGGTCCTCCTGAGCGCAGCGAAGGAGGGCTCGGGAGAGCGTAGCTCTCCCGGCGGTGAAAAACACCCGGAAGCGGCGAAGCCGCTTCCGGTGAAACCACGGCGCGTAGCGCCGCGGTATGCTGGCGACTGCTCACTCCTCGGCGTCGACGACGGTACTCACTCTGGCGTTCTCGGCTACCACCTTTTTCGCCGTGAGGTTTCCTCGTTCACTTCGTTCACTGCGGGAACTCCACGGCGAAAAACGTGGGCGAAAAAGCGGACTCGCCGCCCTGCGGCGAGTTCGTAGTGCTACTCCTCGGCGTGCACGATCGTACTCACCCGCGCGTTCTCCTTGATCCGTATTCCGGCACCGCCGACCGACAGCGGGACGCGGGGCAGTTCGTCGACGCGCAGCGTCGGGTGCGAGACGCCCCGCTCCAGCAGTTCCGTCCGGGGCTGGACCGTGACGGCGGCGTCGCCCGTCAGCGACTCGTTGTACTCCAGCAGGTACTGGCCCTCGCTGAGGTGCCACCACTCGTAGTCGTCGTCGGGGTTCCGCTTCTCGCTGTCGTGGGGCGCGGTCCCGGCGGGTTCGAGTTCGCCGCCCCCGAAGTCGACACGTCCGGGTTCGACCACCTCGTACACCTCGGCGACGGTGAGGTCGAACCCCTCGTCCTCTGTCTGGGTCGGTTCGTGGACGACGTCCGTGACGTACTGCTCGTACATGCGCGGGGCCACGGACGGAACGTTGAAAAAGCCGGTCGCCGGGCGCGGGCGGTCGCTACTCCCAGGCGAACGCGCCGGCCTCCAGCACCGCCTCGCCGTCGACGAGCAGGCGACCCTCCTCGCGGAGGTCGGTGATCAGGTCGACGTGGACGGCGCTGTCGTTGCCGGCCTCGCCCCCGGACAGACAGGCGTCGTAGGCCCGGCCCAGTGCGAGGTGGACGGTGCCCCCCATCTTCTCGTCGAAGAGGATGTTGTCGGTGATCCGGTCGACGCCGCGGTTCGCCCCGACGCCGAGTTCGCCCAGGCGCCGCGCGCCGTCGTCCGTCTCCAGCACCTCCGCGATGGTCGCCTCGCCCTGTGCGGCCGCGTAGTCGACGACCTCGCCGTCCTCGAAGGTCAGGCGGACGTCCCGGACCCGCGTGCCGTGGACGGTCATGGGCACGTCGAAGGTCACCTCGCCCGCCGTCGCTTCGGGCGCGGTGAACACCTCGCCGGAGGGGAGGTTGTGGGAGTCGTAGGCCACGCTCGCGGCGCTGTTGACGGCGGTCCGGTTCTCGATCGCCATCGTCAGATCGGTCCCCGCACCCTCGATGCGGACCTCGCTGCCGTCGTCGAGGGTCTCCTTCAGCCGGCCCATCTCCTCGGCCAGCGACTCCCAGTCCCGCAGCGTGGCGTCGTAGACGAAGTCGCGGTAGGCCTCGTAGCTCATGCCGGCCTGCTGGGCCATCGCCCGCGTGGGGTGCTGGGTCGACACCCAGTCCGTGTCCAGGCGGGCCTCGCGGATGGCCTGCCGCGAACGGTTGTACGCCTGCCGGCGCTCGCTCGGCACGTCGCTGGTCCCGGCGGTGTTGTTCGAGCCCTTCAGGATCAGGACGGAGTCCGCGCGCTCGTACAGTTCGCGCTCGTAGGCGGGGTCCTCGCCGAAGTCGCCGTCGTGGGCGCGCAGGTACGCCCGGGTGAGCTCGTCGGAGCCGTACGTCGCCAGGAGGTTCGCGCCGCGGTCGCCGAGCGCCTCGGCGACGGCCACCGCGAGGTCGTGGGCGCCCTCGTCGACGTGGACGACCACGTCGTCGCCCGCCTCGACGCGGGCGCTCCAGTCGACGAGCGTCTCGGCGTGTTCCCGGATGCGCTGGTCCATACTTCGACTGTGCCGGCGGGCGACAAAACGGCGGCGACCCGTCGCGCAGGTCGGCGGCTCCCTACTCGGCGTCGACGGCCACCGACTCCCCGCGCTCGGCGCTCTCGTACAGCGCGTCGATGGCCGCCGCGTTGCCGACCGTCTCGGCGCGGTCGACGCGCGGCGTCCGGCCCGAGTCGACCGCGTCGGCGAAGGCCTCGGCCTGCAGGCGGTAGTGATCCACGGCGTCGAACGTCTCCGTGTGCTCCTCGCCGTCTTTGACCCAGGTCAGCGACACCGGCTGGTCGGGCTCGGGGCCGAAGGGGTCCGCGGCCTCAACCCGCCCGTCCTCGGTCAGCACGCGGTAGCGCTCGGTGTGGGGCGCGTCGAAGCTCCCCACGACGTGGGCGGTGGGACCGTCGCCGTACTCCAGGGTGCCGGCGAGGTGGGAGTCGACCCCGGAGTCGTAGCGGTCCACGGCCGTGGCGTATGCGCGGTCGGGCTCGCCGAGGAAGTTCCGAGCCGCGCTGACGGCGTAGCAGCCCACGTCCATCAGCGCCCCGCCGTCGAGGTCCGGGTCCAGACGGAAGTTGTCCGTTCGGTCGCCCATCTGGAAGGTGAACGTGGCCTCGACGTGGCGGACCGCGCCCAGTTCCTCCCGGACGATCTCCAGCGCTCGCTCGGTTCGCGGGTGGAACCTGTACATGAACGCCTCCATCAGCGTCACCCCGCGCTCCTCGCAGTAGTCGAACAGATCGTTGGCCGCTCCCGGGTCGCGGGTCAGCGGCTTCTCGCAGAGGACGTGCCGGCCCGCGTCGGCGGCCTTCCGGGTCCACTCCGCGTGGAGGGCGTTGGGCAGCGGATTGTAGACGGCGTCGATCCCGTCGTCGGAGAGCAGCGCCTCGTAGCTCCCGTACGAGCGGTCGATGCCCGTCTCCGCCGCGACATCGTCGGCGCGGTCGGCGTCCCGCGAGGCGATAGCCGCCACGCGGTGCTCGCTGGCCTGGATCGCCGGGATCACGTAGTCGATGCCGATGTGGGCCGTGCTGAGAACGCCGAAGTCCATGCCGGAGAAGCGGCGCTGCAGCTATTAAAGCCGCCGCCGGGTCGGCGTCCGGCCGAGCGTAGCGAGGCCGGGCTCGGAAGGCGAGTGGAACGAGCCGTTCGGCGTCCTGGCGAGCGAAGCGAGCCAGGGCTCGCGGGACGAACGCAGTGAGTCCCGCGGCGTCTCTGCGAACGCAGTGAGCGCGGGCTCGGGAGTCGACCAGCGGGAGCCTCCCGACGTCGGGCCGATCGCGTCAGTTAGACACGCGGTTCCGCAGGTCGAACGCCTCGATGATGCTCTGGTTGCGGTCCAGGTTCGTCTCCAGTTCGACGTGGAGCGTGTCGAGCATGGTGTCGACCAGCTCCTGGCGCTCCTCGTCGGAGGTGAACCGCTCGTCGCCGGTGTTCGGATCGGTCGAGGGCAGGCCCTGCTCCAGGGCCCACTCCTGGTTCGGGTAGGCGGTCCGCATGTTGTACGGCTCGTCGTGCTGGGCGATCCGGACCGCGTACGCCGAGAGGCTCCGCTCCTCGTCGTAGACGACCTCGATGATGTCCCGCTGCGGGTGGCCCTTGCCGGGGTTGGGCCGGTGCGGGTTGTTGTAGTGGCCGTTGCGCAGGTCCGACAGGCCCATCAGGCCGACCCACCAGATGACGGCGGCGTCGACGTAGTAGGGCACCGCCTGCGTGTTCTTGAACTTCAGGACCTGATACCAGTAGTTGGAGTTCTCGGCGTGCATCCGGACGGTGGCTTCCATCGGCGCGTTGGCCGTGAAGCCCTCGTCGAGGTCCTCGCCGGTCACCGGGTGCTCGTTGTTCCGGATGGTCTGGAGCAGCGGGTGGTCCTCGTCGTAGTAGACGTCGTCGCTCAGCAGCGACGAGAACGTCCAGTCCGCGTCCTCGTGGTCCGGCTGGTCGTGGGCCCGGTCGCGCTCGTACTTCTCCTCGGGCTGGTAGGTCCGCGCGTCCGTGGGCCACTCCTGTTGAATCAGCTGGTCGGGGTCGTTGCCCGCCGTCGCCGGTCCGGCCGTCTGGTCCCACGGGTCGTTCGTCTTGTGGTACGTCAGCTGCTCCGTCTCGTCGGGCAGCAGCATGAGCCGCGGCAGCAGCTTCGCCGTCGCGTGGTACGGGAAGCCCTCCTCGACGTAGGTCTGGACGTGATCCAGCGCCTGCGTGCCGAGCTCGCCCATCGTCAGCTCGCCGCTGTTGACCTTGTCCTGGATGGCCTGGACGTCGACGTCGTACATCCCGGCCTTCGTGCTGTCGTCGACGGACTCCTCGGTGACGTCGATCTCGCCGTCGACGCTGCCCTTGTCGGGCAGGTAATCGAGGAAGTCCCGCGGGACGTGCATGTGCGCGTCGTCGGAGTCGAACGTGGGGCACAGCTCCGCCAGCGTCGTGTCGGCGGTGATCTCCGAGGCCGGCAGCACGTCCTCGGGCTCCTTCTCGTTGCCTGCCTCGACCTCCCAGGGCCAGGCCTCGGGGTCGGTTTCGGTCGGCGGCGGCGTCGACTCGCCGTCGTCGTCACCGATCGACGGGAACGGCGTGGCGGCGAAGGCGATCCAGTCGACCTCGACCCTCCCGCTCTCGCCCTGCCAGAAGTTCAGGCGCACGTCGTCGACGGCCGATCGGTCGACGCCCATCGCGTCGATGTCGACGGCGACCTCCGCGAACTCGGTCGCGATCGGTTCCTCGGTCAGGTCGGCGAGCCGTCCCTCGGTACCGCCGACCTCCACCTGGATGCCGCTCTGCTCGTCACCGGAGACGCCCCGCATCGACAGCACCAGGTACTGATAGTCGGAGACGTCCTCGTGGACGCGGGTCGCGAAGAAGCCCGACTCGTCGTACGCCAGGCTGAGGGCGCCGTCCTCGACCTCGGCGCTCTCCAGCGCGGCCGTCGTCCAGTCGCGGTCGAGGCTGTTCTGGTCGCCGGATTCCTCGAAGTCCTGTACCACGAGCGGGTCGGGCGACGAGTCTTGGGCGCCAGCCAGCGACGAGCCGGCCACGCCAGCGAGACCGCCCGTCCCGAGCGCGAAGCCGCCCTTGATGATGGTTCTGCGTCGCATAGTTACACCTCCCCGAACAGGTCGACGAGGTCGGCGTAGTCGACGTCGCCGTTGCCGTTGTAGTCGTAGTACTCGACGTTGTCGGTCATCGCGTCGCTCTCCATGTTGTCGAAGTAGGTGACCACGTCGTCGTAGTCGACCTCGCCGTTGCCGTTGAGGTCCTCGTACTCGCCGTCGCCGTCCGGGTCGGTCGGGCTTGCGTCGTTCCTGCCGACCGGCGGCGGACCGTCGCCCCCGTCGCCGTCACCGCCGGCGAACCGGACGGCGGCCAGGTCGACCCGGCCGTTGGCCTCGGGTCCGAAGGTGAGCCAGACGTCGTCGACGGCCGTCCGGTCGACGCCCGCGGCTTCGAGGTCGACGGCGACCGTCGACAGCGAGGTGCCGACGTCGTCGCCGGTCAGTTCGGACAGGGCGTCCTCGACGCTGCCGACCTCGAGGCGGACGTCGCCCTCCTCGCCGCCGTCAGCGCCGCGGACGTCCAGTTCCAGCCGCTGGTACGCAGACACGTCGCGGCCGACGTTGGTCCCGTACCAGCCGCCGCCGTCGTACGACAGGCGCAGCGCGCCGTCGGTGACGGTCGCCTCCTCGGCCAGGTCGCCGGCGTCGGTCCACTCCCCGAGGTCGTTCTCCCCGGGCCAGCCCGGGTCGCCGTCGAAGTCGTCGACGACCAGCGCCGATTCGCCGGACTGTCCGCTCGCCGTCGTCGCGAGAATCGCCGTTCCGGCGACCCCCGTCGATACCCCCTTGATGAATGTGCGGCGTCGTATCACGGTCGTGTTTAGTTAAGCGTGAAAAGTGAGGCGGGAGAATTTCTTGCTGGTTCATGGCAGAAATCGCCCGCCTCAACGGCAGTAGCGACTGGATAGATTTGGGTTTTGTGGAGCGCGAGCGGACACCCGAGCCGGCGATGATGCTGGGTATTCGATCGCACGTTGCGGGGCTATCGCTGTCGAATACCGTCGATTTGCTCGAGGACCTGGGTGTCGATCGGTCGCGGAAAGCGATCCACGATTGGGTGCAGAAAGCCGATTTACAGCCAGAACTAGGGAAATCGCCGAATCAGATCGCGATCGACGAAACGGTGATTCGGATCAACGATCAGCAATTCTGGCTGTACGCCGCCGGTGATCCTGCTAGAAACGAGCTGCTGCACATCCGGCTTTTTTCGACGACGACCACCGCTCTCACCGAAATATTTCTCCGCGAACTCCAGCAGAAACACGACATCGAAACAGCCGAATTTCTCGTTGATGGTGCCCAACACCTCCAAACCGCATTGCAACGAGCAGGCCTCCGATTTCAGATATCTCGCCACGGAAATCGGAATACTATCGAACGGATTTTTCGAGAACTCAAGCGCCGAACCTCGTCGTTCTCGAATTGCTTCAGCCACGTTGAGCCGGTAACAGCCGAAAATTGGCTCCAGAGTTTCGCTCGCTGGCACAATGCTTCTAACTAAACACGACCCGTATCACTGTCTCCCCCTCGTCAGTTCACATTTGGAACAAAGACGATAAATTTTGCTATGAGATGCGATATATAACGGCGTTCGTCAGGGGAACAGCGGGCTCGGTGAGTATCGGAACACGCCCGCAGTCGACGGTCGAACCGGAAGCCAGCGGCGACAGTCCGCGTCAGTTCGGCTGCGTTCGGCCCGTCGGCCCGTCCATCCGCGGCCGGCCGCCGGGCAGCTCCGCGACGCACTGCTTGCAGAAGCGGTACCCCGACTCGTTGGACGTCCCGCACTCGGGGCAGCGGCAGACTCCCGCCTCGTCGTCGCCGACCTCGGTGCGGGCCTCGCCGTCGCCCAGATCGGTGCGGGCCTCGCCGTCGGCGTCGTCCTCCGCCTCGCCGACCGCCGCCGGATCGCCGCGCATCCGGTAGGCGTACAGCAGGGTCAGCAGGTGTGCACCGAGGAGCACCGCGATAGCGGTGTACACCCACTCGTTCCCCAACATGTCTAATGATAGGCATAGTCGTCACTTCAGCGTTGCGTCCAGATACTTTAGGGCGATGACGGGCCAGGCCCGCCATGGCTCACCGCGCCCTCGTCGCCTATCGCCGACTGCCGGACGCGTACGCGCTGCACTACGCTCACTGGGGGACGGGACTGGCCGACGCAATCGGCCCCGACGCGCCCTTCGGCGGGGTCCGCGAGTTGGCTGACCCGGCCCGCGGCGTCGCCGAGCGCCTCGGTCTCGACGCGTCCGGCGGGTACGATCCGCCACCGACGCGGGTCGATCCCCGGCCGCTGCGCCGCCGGGCGACGCCCGAGGCCGTCCTCTCCGCTGTCGATCCGAGCGTCGAGTCGCTGGTGGTCGTCGACCGCGACTACCGGGCACAGACGTACGTCGTCTGCCCGGTCGGGTTCGGGCCGGCGGACGCGCCCGGCGACCCCGGCATCGTTCTCGCCCACCCCGACGGGGACCCGGCGGCCCTCCGCGAGCTGGTCGTCGAGACGCGGTCGGCGCTGGACGCGGCGGTCGCCCGCGTCGCCCTGACGCCGGACGCGGCGCGGGCGGCGTTCCGACGTGCGCTGGCCGCGCGTGCGACGGTGTATCCGGCTGACGACGCGTCCTTTTTACGCGCCGACTGACTACACAACCGCGTGACGACCGTCGAGCGCGACCCGCAGTCGCTGTCGGACCCGACTCCCGACGAGGCCCGGTCCCTGATCGAGCGCGGCCTGGACGCAGACGCCCTCGTGACCGTCTTCGGCCGCTGTACCGTCGAGTACGAGGGCCGAGCGGCCAGCACGCTCGGGCCGGGCGACCGCCACGTCATGCTCAAACCCGACGGGGCCGCCCTGGTCCACACCGACGAGGGCCAGCAGCCGGTCAACTGGCAGCCGCCGGGCTGCGAGCACGCCGTCGACGTCGCGGACGGCGAACTGATCGTCGAGAGCGACCGCGAGTCACCCGACGAGCACCTCTTCGTGACCTTCGAGCGGGTGGCCCACGCAGCCGCCTTCGACGTGGTCGACCCCGAGGACCTCGCGCTGACCGGGACCGAGGAGGATCTCCGACAGCGCATCCTCGACGAACCGGCGCTCGTCGAACCGGGGTTCGCACCGCTGTCGACCGAGCGAGGAACGCCCGCCGGCGCGGTCGACATCTACGGCGAGGACGCCGACGGCCGGACCGTGGTGGTCGAGCTGAAGCGACGACGGGTCGGCCCCGACGCGGTCGGCCAGCTCGGCCGGTACGTCGACGCCCTCGAGCGCGACCTCCACGACGACGCCGAGGTACGGGGGATTCTGGTGGCACCCTCAGTCACCGACCGGGCGCGCGACCTGCTCGCGGAGCGCGGGCTGGAGTTCGTCTCGCTGGAGCCCTGAGGTCAGTCTCCGGGGTCGACGTCCGAGTGGACGCTGACGACCCCCGACGCGGTCACGACGACCCCGAAATCGCAGTATCTGAAGGCGACGAGTCCCTGTCCCGCCTCACCGAACAACTCCCCCAGCGCGTCCGGATCGCCGGCCTCGTACAGCGGCGGAAGCCTGTCACGCGGGACGCCGCGGACCGAGGCGATCGACCGCGTGACGACCGCGGCGACCGACTCGCTGTCTCCGATCGTCGTCTGGACCAGCGGCGTCGTCTTCCAGGGGCGCTCGCGAACCAGATCCATGGGTCTAATGACTGGGTCGTCGCCATCAAAGGCGATTGGGCTAGACATCTAGCCACCTCTCGACGGGAAGGTACATGTTCTCCTGGTAATACTGGTGATCTAATGGGTGTGAACGACGGTCACGCCGATGCGTCCGCCACGAGAGTCGAGTTCACCTTCGACGCGTCCGACAGCGGCCTGCCGTTCGTCGAGGTCGCCGCACGCGAGTCCTGTTCGGTCCGTTTCGAGGAACTCGTCCCGCGCGGAGCCGACCGCTACGCGGAGTTCTTCAGCGTCCGCGACGCCGATCCCGACCGGGTGCTCGCCCACCTCGAATCGGTCGACGGCCTGGACGCGGAACTGATCACGGGCGGCTCTGACGGCGGGCTGTTCGAGTTCCTCCTGACCGGCCGGGACTGCCCGGTGGTGACCCTCGCCGAGGCGGGCGCACTTCCGCGGGGCGTCCGGAGCGTCGACGGTGGCGCCCGGATCGTCGCCGAGGTACCCGGCTCCGGCGACGTCGGGGCCGCCGTCGACGCGTTCGCCGACGCCTACCCCTCCGCAGAACTGGTGTCCAAGCGCGAGGGTGAGGGGCCGACGACGATCTTCGCCGAGCGGGACCTGCTGAGCGCGCTGGACCGACGGCTGACTGATCGCCAGCGGGTGGCCATCGAGGCCGCACACGAGTCCGGCTACTACGAGTGGCCCCGCGAAGCCACCGCCGAGGAGGTGGCCGACGAACTGGGCGTCGCCGGCGCCACCTTCCACAAGCACCTCCGGGCCGCCGAGCGCAAACTCATCGCCGCGCTGGCCGAGTACGCCGGCGAATAGTCGTCCGTCCTCTCTCAGTCGTCCGTCCGCTCTTTCAGTTCCGCGAGCGCGTTCATCGCCTCCAGCGGCGTCATCGTCGCCACGTCCAGCTCTCGCAGTCGCTCGCGAACTGGACCGTCCGCCGTCGCCCGCTCGCCGTCGTCGGCCCCGGCGTCCGTCCACCGCTCCAGCGAGGGCGCGGTCGCGTCGGCGCCGTTCGCCACGTCGGCAGCGGGCGCGTGGCCGTTCGACGTCGCGCCGGTCCCGTCCGACCCGTCGGCCCCGGCGTCCGCGCCGTTCGCCCGGGCCGCGGCGTCGTCCGTCTCGGCGTTGGCGGCCTCGCCGTCCAGCAGGTCCCGGGAGCGCTCGACGACGGCGTCGGGAACGCCGGCCATGCTGGCCACCTCGACGCCGTAGGAGGCCGCGGCGGCCCCCTCGGCGACGGAGTGCTCGAAGACCACGTCGCCGTCCACCCGCCGGGTCTCGAAGTGGAGGTTGAACGCCCCCGGCAGGTCCGCGGCCGTCTCCGTGAGGTCGTGGTGGTGGGTCGCGAAGAGAGCGTACGCGCCGACCTCGTCGTGGACGTACTCGGTGACGGCGCGGGCGATGGCCAGCCCGTCCGCGGTGGAGGTCCCGCGGCCCACTTCGTCCAGCAGGATCAGCGAGTCACTGGTGGCGCCGCGGAGGATGTCCGACAGTTCGTCCATCTCGATCATGAAGGTCGACCGGCCGCCGGCGATGTCGTCGCTGGCGCCGACGCGAGTGAACACCCGGTCGACGACCGGCAGCGTCGCGCTCTCTGCGGGCACGAAGCTCCCGGCCTGCGCGAGCACACAGAGTAGCGCCACCTGGCGCATGTACGTGGACTTCCCGCTCATGTTGGGGCCGGTGATCACCGCGAGGAAGCGCTCGCGGTCCAGCTCGGTCCCGTTGGGGACGAACGACTCGTCGGTCCGCTCGACGACGGGGTGGCGCGCCGCGTCCACGTCGAACGCGTCGGCGCCGACCGTCGG
This genomic interval from Halomicrobium urmianum contains the following:
- a CDS encoding helix-turn-helix domain-containing protein, with the translated sequence MGVNDGHADASATRVEFTFDASDSGLPFVEVAARESCSVRFEELVPRGADRYAEFFSVRDADPDRVLAHLESVDGLDAELITGGSDGGLFEFLLTGRDCPVVTLAEAGALPRGVRSVDGGARIVAEVPGSGDVGAAVDAFADAYPSAELVSKREGEGPTTIFAERDLLSALDRRLTDRQRVAIEAAHESGYYEWPREATAEEVADELGVAGATFHKHLRAAERKLIAALAEYAGE
- a CDS encoding HalOD1 output domain-containing protein, yielding MDLVRERPWKTTPLVQTTIGDSESVAAVVTRSIASVRGVPRDRLPPLYEAGDPDALGELFGEAGQGLVAFRYCDFGVVVTASGVVSVHSDVDPGD
- a CDS encoding DUF6735 family protein, whose translation is MAHRALVAYRRLPDAYALHYAHWGTGLADAIGPDAPFGGVRELADPARGVAERLGLDASGGYDPPPTRVDPRPLRRRATPEAVLSAVDPSVESLVVVDRDYRAQTYVVCPVGFGPADAPGDPGIVLAHPDGDPAALRELVVETRSALDAAVARVALTPDAARAAFRRALAARATVYPADDASFLRAD
- a CDS encoding zinc ribbon domain-containing protein; the protein is MLGNEWVYTAIAVLLGAHLLTLLYAYRMRGDPAAVGEAEDDADGEARTDLGDGEARTEVGDDEAGVCRCPECGTSNESGYRFCKQCVAELPGGRPRMDGPTGRTQPN
- the nucS gene encoding endonuclease NucS; the encoded protein is MTTVERDPQSLSDPTPDEARSLIERGLDADALVTVFGRCTVEYEGRAASTLGPGDRHVMLKPDGAALVHTDEGQQPVNWQPPGCEHAVDVADGELIVESDRESPDEHLFVTFERVAHAAAFDVVDPEDLALTGTEEDLRQRILDEPALVEPGFAPLSTERGTPAGAVDIYGEDADGRTVVVELKRRRVGPDAVGQLGRYVDALERDLHDDAEVRGILVAPSVTDRARDLLAERGLEFVSLEP